One region of Desulfovibrio sp. JC022 genomic DNA includes:
- a CDS encoding Hsp20/alpha crystallin family protein, which yields MSTERNIEKFSPATDIVESEQGFYMYMDLPGVSKEELEIDLDENTLIVSGKAAAVLSKDEKFIDQEFCEGEYTRRFTIADVVDRENIKANLKNGVLELFLPKMPEVQPRKINITSE from the coding sequence ATGAGTACTGAAAGAAATATAGAAAAATTCAGCCCCGCAACTGACATTGTTGAAAGCGAACAGGGTTTCTACATGTACATGGATCTACCCGGCGTAAGCAAAGAAGAGCTTGAAATAGACCTTGATGAAAACACGCTAATTGTTTCCGGCAAAGCCGCAGCAGTACTTAGTAAAGACGAAAAATTCATTGATCAGGAATTCTGCGAAGGCGAATACACCCGCAGGTTCACCATCGCAGATGTTGTTGACCGCGAAAACATCAAGGCCAATCTAAAAAACGGTGTGCTGGAACTCTTCCTGCCCAAAATGCCGGAAGTGCAGCCCCGCAAGATTAATATTACCAGCGAATAA